CACCACCCACTGGGCCTCCATGGACGACCTGGCCGCCCTCGGCGCCGTCCCCGTCACGGAACGCTGGGTGCGGCGCGACCGCATCATCACCGCCGCCGGCGTCTCCGCGGGCATCGACATGGCCCTCTACCTGCTGGCCCAGGAGGCGGGCGACGACCAGGCCATGGCCGCCCAGCTCATCTTGGAGTACGACCCCCAGCCCCCCTTCGACGCCGGTTCGCCGGCCAAGGCCCCGCCCCACATCCTCTCGGCCCTCCAAGCCGCCATGGCCGCCCACCGCCGCCGCGGGTGACGGGTCAGGCCCAGCCGAGCTCGTCGAGGCGGTGGTCGTCGATGCCGAAGTGGTGGGCTACCTCGTGGATGACGGTGTCGCGCACCATCTCGATCACGTCGTGGCGGTTGCGGCACTCGGCCAAGATGGGGAGGCGGTAGATCGTGATGCGGTCGGGCAGGGCGAACCCGCCGTAGGTGTCGCG
This region of Actinomycetota bacterium genomic DNA includes:
- a CDS encoding metallopeptidase family protein, coding for MLRVTAEQFEEWVADALDSLPEALGRLMENVWLTVEDDSPDGLLGLYEGVPLTERDTYGGFALPDRITIYRLPILAECRNRHDVIEMVRDTVIHEVAHHFGIDDHRLDELGWA